A window from Aliamphritea hakodatensis encodes these proteins:
- a CDS encoding efflux RND transporter permease subunit: MQTAVRWFIHNPVAANLMMAFIVFVGVMTTLTIRIEGFPRIPPESVLISTGWSGATVAQVDELVTRKIEQSLEGLPGVRSIRSQSANGSSFVTVRKAGGQDLQQLLDKVRLRIDGIQDLPAKAKRPVIETDGFDIPALYINLYGDTDLATLQTLSERLKENLLAREEISRLTTWGIQPREIRIEIQPQRIRQLALTLADVTAKIRASSLDFRAGTLRTRDGTLYLRTDNRARFSHQFAAIPIVERPDGSQILLGDIANIQDTFLEGDFLFRFNNASTTGMEILVGKKENLLEISAVVHEVIDAFQPQLPANVDITVWGDSSGYIADRLELLKTNGVQGLLLVVLMLSVFLKVRLAFWVAMGIPISVMGALAVAGTGWVDYSLNDITTFGLIIALGILVDDAVVVGESVFEERLKHKDAYAGTEAGVEKVAVATVFGVLTTIAAFAPILLMDNPLGKVLAGFSGIVILALIFSLIESKFILPAHLAHMNLDDRPPRFLLARLWHRVQQTARRGLLGFRDRIYAPLLKHALRQRYAVLIMFIAAGTLGLGMLYMGKIRTVFFPDVPGQLIRVNLVMDARAPFRLTRQHIEHIQATGEALNQHLQQQAGLDQPPIRSIFLIAPSAKSAQIFAELTPTADRPTLGVLDIARQWRENTGQLEGSTELVFAGSEDIAGGFQIRLQSKDTQQLATASQELQTYLAGITGVSELRDSLVTGQPELEIRLRPEARTLGFTSESLATQIGYAFGGTEVQKLRRDSNEIRVLIQNARADRDTLDDLLQTRLRSSTGAWIPLHAVAEFKGTYVAGTLHRRNGKQVNTVSAAIDRSKTSPEEIGQAIFGEYAEQLQARYPGVEILPAGELEEMGGIRKNLIKALMLAAVLIYILMAVPLKSYWQPFIIMSIVPFGFIGAAMGHMIMDLPLSLLSFFGMLALTGVVVNDSLVMMTRYNDARRSGMDIPDALQDAGTGRFNAIFLTTATTVIGLVPLLSETSEQAQYLIPAAASLAYGELFATALMLILVPVLIAIAEDIKSLGKRFLAPVIPLRHTTQGKPTTRHHPKH; the protein is encoded by the coding sequence ATGCAAACCGCCGTACGCTGGTTTATCCACAACCCGGTCGCTGCCAATCTGATGATGGCCTTTATTGTCTTTGTGGGGGTAATGACCACCCTGACAATCCGCATCGAGGGTTTTCCAAGAATCCCGCCGGAATCCGTACTGATCAGTACCGGCTGGTCCGGGGCGACAGTGGCCCAGGTTGATGAACTGGTCACCCGAAAGATCGAACAGTCTCTGGAAGGGCTGCCGGGGGTTCGAAGTATCCGCTCTCAGTCCGCCAACGGTTCGTCATTCGTCACGGTGCGAAAAGCCGGCGGACAGGATCTGCAACAATTGCTGGATAAGGTCCGTCTGCGCATCGATGGCATTCAGGATCTGCCGGCAAAAGCCAAACGCCCGGTCATTGAAACGGATGGATTTGATATCCCCGCCCTGTATATCAATCTTTATGGCGATACCGATCTGGCCACCCTGCAGACCCTTTCCGAACGCCTCAAAGAAAATCTGCTGGCCCGTGAAGAAATTTCCCGGCTCACCACCTGGGGCATTCAGCCACGGGAAATCCGTATCGAAATTCAGCCGCAGCGAATCCGTCAGTTAGCGCTGACTCTGGCAGACGTAACAGCAAAAATCCGCGCCAGTTCTCTGGATTTCCGTGCCGGTACCCTGCGTACCCGGGATGGCACCCTGTATCTGCGCACGGATAACCGTGCCCGTTTCAGCCATCAGTTCGCGGCCATTCCCATTGTTGAGCGGCCGGATGGCAGTCAGATTTTACTGGGGGATATTGCCAATATTCAGGACACATTTCTGGAGGGGGATTTCCTGTTTCGCTTTAACAACGCCTCCACCACCGGCATGGAAATACTGGTTGGCAAAAAAGAAAACCTGCTGGAAATATCAGCCGTGGTACATGAGGTCATTGACGCCTTTCAGCCACAGCTGCCTGCCAACGTAGACATTACTGTCTGGGGGGATTCATCAGGGTACATTGCCGACCGGCTTGAACTGTTGAAAACCAACGGTGTGCAGGGTCTGTTGCTCGTGGTGCTGATGCTGTCGGTGTTCCTTAAAGTCCGGCTGGCGTTCTGGGTGGCCATGGGCATTCCGATCTCGGTGATGGGTGCACTGGCCGTGGCCGGCACCGGCTGGGTAGATTACTCGCTTAACGATATCACCACCTTCGGTCTGATCATCGCACTGGGCATTCTGGTGGACGATGCAGTAGTGGTTGGCGAAAGTGTGTTTGAAGAACGCCTGAAACATAAAGATGCGTATGCCGGCACCGAAGCCGGGGTTGAAAAAGTCGCGGTGGCCACGGTATTTGGTGTCCTGACAACCATTGCCGCTTTTGCGCCCATTCTGCTGATGGACAACCCACTGGGCAAAGTACTGGCGGGCTTCTCCGGGATTGTGATTCTGGCGCTGATTTTCTCACTGATCGAAAGTAAGTTTATTTTACCGGCCCATCTGGCCCACATGAATCTGGATGACCGCCCGCCCCGCTTTTTACTGGCCCGTCTCTGGCATCGGGTGCAGCAAACCGCCCGCCGGGGGTTACTGGGCTTCCGGGATCGTATCTATGCCCCGTTACTGAAACATGCTCTGCGGCAACGCTATGCCGTGCTGATCATGTTTATCGCCGCCGGTACTCTGGGATTAGGTATGCTCTATATGGGCAAGATAAGGACGGTATTTTTCCCCGATGTGCCGGGCCAGTTGATCCGGGTGAATCTGGTGATGGACGCCCGTGCGCCTTTCCGCCTGACCCGCCAGCACATTGAGCATATTCAGGCCACCGGGGAAGCCCTTAACCAACACCTGCAGCAACAGGCCGGGCTTGACCAACCGCCCATCCGCAGCATATTTCTGATTGCTCCCAGCGCAAAATCTGCCCAGATATTTGCGGAACTGACCCCCACCGCCGACCGGCCAACACTGGGCGTACTGGACATTGCCCGGCAATGGCGGGAAAACACCGGACAGCTGGAAGGCAGCACTGAGCTGGTTTTCGCCGGTTCAGAAGACATTGCCGGCGGTTTTCAGATTCGTTTACAGAGTAAAGACACTCAACAATTAGCCACCGCCAGCCAGGAACTGCAAACCTATCTGGCCGGAATCACAGGGGTAAGTGAGCTGCGCGACAGCCTGGTGACCGGCCAGCCGGAACTGGAAATCAGGTTACGGCCCGAAGCCCGGACGCTGGGATTCACCAGTGAATCCTTAGCCACGCAGATTGGCTACGCATTCGGTGGAACCGAAGTTCAGAAACTGCGCCGGGACAGTAACGAAATAAGAGTGCTGATTCAGAACGCCCGGGCTGACCGTGACACGCTGGACGACTTACTGCAAACCCGGTTACGCAGCAGCACCGGCGCCTGGATCCCCCTGCATGCGGTTGCTGAATTCAAAGGCACCTATGTGGCAGGTACCCTGCACCGGCGCAATGGTAAGCAGGTTAATACCGTCTCCGCCGCCATCGACCGCAGCAAGACCTCACCGGAAGAAATCGGTCAGGCCATTTTTGGTGAATATGCCGAACAGTTGCAGGCCCGTTACCCCGGCGTGGAAATTTTGCCCGCCGGTGAACTCGAAGAAATGGGCGGTATCCGAAAAAATCTCATCAAGGCACTGATGCTTGCGGCGGTACTGATTTATATCCTGATGGCGGTGCCGCTGAAGTCTTACTGGCAGCCGTTTATCATTATGTCGATTGTCCCCTTCGGGTTTATCGGCGCGGCCATGGGACATATGATTATGGATCTGCCCCTGTCGCTGTTGTCATTTTTCGGCATGCTGGCACTGACCGGCGTGGTGGTAAACGACAGCCTGGTGATGATGACCCGCTATAACGATGCCCGGCGCAGCGGTATGGACATACCCGACGCCCTGCAGGACGCCGGCACCGGCCGCTTTAATGCAATCTTTCTGACAACCGCTACCACGGTTATCGGCCTGGTGCCTCTGTTGTCGGAAACCTCTGAACAGGCGCAGTATCTGATTCCCGCCGCTGCGTCTTTAGCCTATGGTGAGCTGTTTGCCACGGCCCTGATGCTGATTCTGGTGCCGGTGCTGATTGCCATCGCCGAAGACATTAAATCACTGGGAAAACGGTTTTTAGCCCCGGTGATACCGCTCAGACATACGACTCAAGGTAAACCTACGACCCGACATCATCCAAAACACTAA
- a CDS encoding ABC transporter substrate-binding protein, with the protein MLFTTFSTASAADTLTLRMLTWQGYAPVSQADRFRELILKKYGVPLNIEIAYVDSSDDFFDAIRAGRVDIIAPSHSVFNDSRYKFLDRQLLIPINLDNVPNYAGLMPRLKAIRYADASEDVFFVPLTFGPYGLAYNQQQLPNAPGSWKSLWQPEYAGRYTVNSDYYEANIYIAALASGMSIGDINNVDKLNTPELRQMLTALVKNASQLWGGVDQASDLSGHTLATSWGFSFPALRQRGEQWKMACPREGTTVWIDGYALSKTLQDRPQHKRIAEEWINFTLSKAFQTRAIYQQLNSFPASEAVYRALKNAGTLPHDEACINFDFKWPELNSRERNFMKSIWQRALQQAKTPANSS; encoded by the coding sequence TTGCTGTTTACCACATTCAGCACTGCGTCGGCCGCTGACACTCTCACCCTGCGTATGCTCACCTGGCAAGGCTATGCGCCTGTCTCGCAGGCGGACAGATTCCGGGAACTCATCCTGAAAAAATACGGCGTGCCCCTCAATATCGAAATCGCTTATGTTGATTCCTCTGATGATTTCTTCGATGCGATCCGGGCTGGCCGTGTGGATATCATTGCCCCCAGCCACAGTGTCTTTAATGATTCACGCTACAAATTTCTCGACCGCCAGCTGCTCATCCCGATTAACCTGGACAATGTGCCCAACTATGCCGGCCTGATGCCACGCCTGAAAGCGATCCGTTATGCCGATGCCAGCGAAGACGTTTTCTTTGTGCCTCTGACCTTCGGCCCCTATGGACTTGCCTATAATCAACAGCAACTTCCCAATGCGCCCGGTTCCTGGAAAAGCCTGTGGCAGCCTGAGTATGCGGGCCGCTATACCGTGAATTCTGATTACTATGAAGCCAATATCTACATTGCAGCCCTCGCATCCGGTATGAGTATCGGGGATATAAACAATGTGGATAAACTCAACACACCTGAGCTCAGGCAGATGCTGACTGCGCTGGTAAAAAATGCCAGCCAGCTCTGGGGCGGTGTGGATCAGGCCAGCGACCTCAGTGGCCATACTCTGGCCACGTCCTGGGGATTCTCTTTCCCGGCACTGCGTCAACGGGGCGAACAATGGAAGATGGCCTGCCCCCGGGAAGGGACTACTGTCTGGATCGACGGCTACGCCCTGAGTAAGACCTTACAGGACCGGCCACAGCATAAACGCATTGCCGAAGAATGGATTAACTTCACACTGAGCAAGGCGTTTCAAACCCGGGCAATCTATCAGCAACTCAACAGTTTTCCGGCCAGCGAAGCCGTATATCGCGCACTTAAAAACGCCGGCACCCTCCCCCATGATGAAGCCTGTATTAACTTTGATTTTAAATGGCCTGAGCTGAACAGCCGGGAACGCAACTTTATGAAGAGCATCTGGCAGCGGGCATTACAACAGGCAAAGACCCCCGCCAACAGCAGCTAA
- a CDS encoding SDR family oxidoreductase → MTTSTILITGTNRGIGLELTRQFAASNWRVLACSRQPQHASELQSLAAQYSNIELFELDVTDYPQAAALSDRLKDIPIDILLSNAGSYGPKGYDFGNVDPQAWRDVLETNTIAPLMLAQAFVSQVAASRQKLIAVISSKVGSITDNQGGGGYIYRSSKTAVNQVVKSLSVDLAPMNISVVSLHPGWVQTEMGGPNALISTTESVNGLQQILLQAGPAQSGQFLEYNGNTIPW, encoded by the coding sequence ATGACAACCTCCACTATTCTGATCACCGGGACTAACCGCGGTATAGGCCTGGAACTGACCCGGCAGTTTGCCGCCAGCAACTGGCGGGTGCTGGCGTGTAGCCGGCAGCCACAACACGCCAGTGAACTGCAGTCGCTGGCGGCACAGTACAGCAACATTGAGCTCTTTGAGCTGGATGTCACGGATTATCCACAGGCCGCAGCATTATCTGACCGGCTTAAAGATATCCCCATTGATATTTTACTCAGCAACGCCGGATCATACGGCCCCAAAGGCTATGATTTCGGAAACGTTGATCCGCAGGCATGGCGGGATGTGCTGGAAACCAATACCATCGCTCCGCTGATGCTGGCGCAGGCCTTTGTATCCCAGGTTGCAGCCAGCCGGCAAAAACTGATTGCGGTAATCAGCAGTAAAGTTGGCAGCATTACCGATAATCAGGGTGGTGGCGGATACATTTACCGATCTTCCAAAACCGCGGTGAATCAGGTGGTGAAAAGCTTATCGGTTGATCTCGCCCCGATGAACATCAGCGTCGTCAGCCTGCACCCGGGTTGGGTCCAGACCGAAATGGGCGGGCCGAATGCGCTGATCAGTACCACTGAAAGCGTCAACGGATTGCAACAGATACTGTTACAGGCCGGGCCGGCTCAGAGCGGCCAGTTTCTGGAATACAACGGCAACACCATTCCCTGGTAG